A single window of Halomicrobium zhouii DNA harbors:
- the leuS gene encoding leucine--tRNA ligase, with protein MDYEPQELESKWRERWADSGRYAADPDPDSDDDPTFITVPYPYPSGGMHIGHARTYTVPDVYARYRRLQGDNVLFPIAWHVTGTPIIGAVERLKKGEESQLSVLRDTYDVPEDELQDLETPMGFARYFVENHYKSGMKQLGLSIDWRREFTTNDERYSKFITWQYETLRERGLMDRGLHPVKYCTNEQQPVTTHDLLEGEEAEFQEYTLIRFETAIEGDDGEAHDVVAPMATLRPETVQGVTNAYVNPEATYVRATVDGEEWLISEDAAEKFRLQERDVEVHESFPGSQVVGSEVTNPITGDEVLVLPASFVDADNATGVVMSVPAHSPDDYVALQEAKADDERMREYGVDPAEVEAIEPVPILTIEGYGEIPAKDAVESAGIDSSDDPALHDVTNDLYQDEFHAGKLNDEYGEFAGEVVEDVREAYRDHHRDSGAFDTMHEFSEEVICRCGGDVEVAKQDTWFLRYDDEEWKQKAHDAVAQLDAIPENTREQYDHTIDWLNEWPAIRNYGLGTRLPWDEDFVIEPLSDSTIYMAYYTIAHRLQEIPPDHLDREFFDTLFYGPEGVDEPDQRALDLREEWDYWYPVDVRCSANDLISNHLTFFLFHHAELFDPDNWPEGITVMGMGLLEGEKMSSSKGHVVLPGEAIERFGADTVRFFLLNSSEPWQDYDWRADRVGDTRDQLDRFWNRAQEVIDYGVEDVVDVTVDLEMEETEVSSTADGEIPDLPHIDRWLLSKLQDTIRTCTDAMDRFETRTASQTAFYGFEEHLKWYRRRADLDRPGAKWTLRQVLDARLRLLSPFIPFLTNELYEQLNGEPVEEAAWPEPDPAFESDTIEVQERLVETVTDDVHDIVDVTDTDPDVVRLYVAADWKRTVFDEVRETGPDVGAVMGKVMQNEELREKGNDVNDLVQDLVELVRERDDETLEALADVDEQSVYDDARRFLETEFDADVEVYAEDGEDVEDPGGKASNAIPFRPAVHLE; from the coding sequence ATGGATTACGAGCCCCAGGAACTCGAATCGAAGTGGCGCGAGCGGTGGGCCGACTCGGGGCGATACGCTGCCGATCCGGACCCGGACAGCGACGACGACCCGACGTTCATCACCGTCCCCTATCCCTACCCCAGCGGCGGGATGCACATCGGCCACGCCCGCACCTACACCGTGCCCGACGTCTACGCCCGCTACCGGCGATTGCAGGGCGACAACGTCCTCTTCCCCATCGCCTGGCACGTCACGGGCACGCCGATCATCGGCGCCGTCGAGCGCCTGAAGAAGGGCGAGGAGAGCCAGCTGTCGGTCCTGCGGGACACCTACGACGTCCCCGAGGACGAACTGCAGGACCTGGAGACGCCGATGGGCTTCGCCCGCTACTTCGTCGAGAACCACTACAAGTCGGGGATGAAGCAACTGGGCCTCTCGATCGACTGGCGCCGGGAGTTCACCACCAACGACGAGCGCTACTCCAAGTTCATCACCTGGCAGTACGAGACGCTCCGCGAGCGCGGCCTGATGGACCGCGGGCTCCACCCCGTCAAGTACTGCACCAACGAGCAACAGCCGGTCACCACCCACGACCTGCTGGAGGGCGAGGAAGCGGAGTTCCAGGAGTACACGCTGATCCGCTTCGAGACAGCAATCGAGGGTGACGACGGGGAAGCCCACGACGTCGTCGCGCCGATGGCGACCCTGCGACCCGAGACGGTCCAGGGCGTCACCAACGCGTACGTCAACCCCGAGGCGACGTACGTCCGGGCGACCGTCGATGGCGAGGAGTGGCTCATCTCCGAGGACGCCGCCGAGAAGTTCCGCCTGCAGGAGCGCGACGTGGAGGTCCACGAGTCGTTCCCCGGGAGCCAGGTCGTCGGGTCCGAAGTCACGAATCCCATCACCGGCGACGAGGTGCTGGTCCTGCCCGCGAGCTTCGTCGACGCCGACAACGCGACGGGCGTCGTCATGTCCGTGCCGGCCCACTCGCCGGACGACTACGTCGCACTGCAGGAGGCCAAGGCCGACGACGAGCGCATGCGGGAGTACGGCGTCGACCCCGCCGAGGTCGAGGCCATCGAACCGGTCCCCATCCTCACCATCGAAGGGTACGGCGAGATTCCGGCGAAAGACGCCGTCGAGTCGGCGGGCATCGACTCCTCGGACGACCCGGCGCTCCACGACGTGACGAACGACCTCTACCAGGACGAGTTCCACGCCGGGAAACTGAACGACGAGTACGGCGAGTTCGCCGGCGAGGTCGTCGAGGACGTCCGCGAGGCCTACCGCGACCACCACCGTGACTCGGGCGCCTTCGACACGATGCACGAGTTCTCCGAAGAGGTGATCTGTCGCTGCGGCGGCGACGTCGAGGTGGCAAAGCAGGACACCTGGTTCCTCCGGTACGACGACGAAGAGTGGAAGCAGAAGGCCCACGACGCCGTCGCCCAGCTCGACGCCATCCCGGAGAACACGCGCGAGCAGTACGACCACACCATCGACTGGCTCAACGAGTGGCCCGCCATCCGGAACTACGGGCTGGGAACCCGGCTCCCGTGGGACGAGGACTTCGTCATCGAGCCCCTCTCGGACTCGACCATCTACATGGCGTACTACACCATCGCCCACCGGCTGCAGGAGATCCCGCCGGACCACCTGGACCGGGAGTTCTTCGACACACTGTTCTACGGCCCCGAGGGCGTCGACGAGCCCGACCAGCGCGCGCTGGACCTGCGCGAGGAGTGGGACTACTGGTACCCCGTCGACGTCCGCTGCTCGGCGAACGACCTGATCAGCAACCACCTGACGTTCTTCCTCTTCCACCACGCGGAGCTGTTCGACCCGGACAACTGGCCGGAGGGGATCACCGTCATGGGGATGGGCCTGCTGGAGGGCGAGAAGATGTCCTCCTCGAAGGGCCACGTCGTCCTCCCCGGCGAGGCAATCGAGCGCTTCGGCGCCGACACCGTCCGCTTCTTCCTGCTGAACTCCTCGGAGCCGTGGCAGGACTACGACTGGCGGGCCGACCGCGTCGGCGACACGCGCGACCAGCTCGACCGGTTCTGGAATCGGGCCCAGGAGGTCATCGACTACGGCGTCGAGGACGTCGTCGACGTCACCGTCGACCTGGAGATGGAGGAGACGGAAGTGAGCTCGACGGCGGACGGCGAGATCCCCGACCTCCCCCACATCGACCGCTGGCTGCTGTCCAAGCTGCAGGACACTATCCGGACCTGCACCGACGCGATGGACCGCTTCGAGACCCGGACCGCCAGCCAGACCGCCTTCTACGGCTTCGAGGAGCACCTCAAGTGGTACCGACGGCGCGCCGACCTGGACCGACCGGGCGCGAAGTGGACGCTCCGCCAGGTGCTCGACGCCCGCCTGCGCCTGCTCTCGCCCTTCATCCCGTTCCTCACTAACGAGCTGTACGAACAGCTGAACGGCGAGCCCGTCGAGGAGGCCGCCTGGCCCGAGCCCGACCCCGCCTTCGAGTCGGACACCATCGAGGTCCAGGAGCGCCTCGTCGAGACCGTCACCGACGACGTCCACGACATCGTCGACGTCACCGACACCGACCCCGACGTCGTCCGCCTCTACGTCGCCGCCGACTGGAAGCGGACGGTGTTCGACGAAGTCCGAGAGACCGGCCCCGACGTCGGCGCGGTGATGGGGAAGGTGATGCAGAACGAAGAGCTGCGTGAGAAGGGTAACGACGTCAACGACCTCGTCCAGGACCTGGTGGAATTGGTCCGCGAGCGCGACGACGAGACGCTGGAGGCCCTGGCGGACGTCGACGAACAGTCCGTCTACGACGACGCCCGCCGCTTCCTCGAAACCGAGTTCGACGCCGACGTCGAAGTGTACGCGGAGGACGGCGAAGACGTCGAGGATCCCGGCGGCAAGGCGAGCAACGCGATTCCGTTCCGCCCCGCCGTCCATCTGGAGTAA
- a CDS encoding HD domain-containing protein translates to MRDGREDEEIERAIIYLVHSFEASGENQKPVIFHSIRVGMGLYNRGYEKHIVIAGLLHDLIEDTDVEKDEIASNFGREVSDIVEATSFDREIQDYPDRYHDTLDRCFQKGREPVIVKAADILDNSNYYHLADSEELRKNLMEKMAFFIDNSGSYIGDERLHQELHDRYSNVKERIDRGNC, encoded by the coding sequence ATGAGAGATGGGAGAGAGGATGAAGAAATCGAGCGAGCGATAATATATTTAGTACATTCCTTCGAAGCGTCTGGCGAAAATCAGAAACCGGTTATTTTCCATAGCATTCGCGTGGGAATGGGCCTCTATAATCGAGGTTACGAGAAACATATCGTAATCGCTGGTCTCCTCCATGATCTGATAGAAGATACAGACGTCGAGAAGGACGAGATTGCTTCAAATTTTGGGAGGGAAGTTTCAGATATCGTAGAGGCCACTAGTTTCGATAGAGAGATTCAGGACTACCCAGACAGATACCATGATACCCTCGATAGATGCTTCCAAAAGGGAAGAGAACCAGTAATCGTAAAAGCCGCAGATATCCTCGATAACTCTAACTATTATCATCTTGCTGACTCAGAGGAATTAAGAAAGAACCTGATGGAGAAGATGGCGTTCTTTATCGATAATTCCGGGTCATATATTGGAGATGAACGGCTCCACCAAGAATTACATGATAGATATTCCAATGTAAAGGAAAGGATTGACAGAGGAAATTGCTAA
- a CDS encoding ornithine cyclodeaminase family protein, producing MQTLLLGPDDVDANTPLAAVIDAVEGAFGAYARGDVVMPAKSYVDLPQYNGDFRSMPAYVATNEWDAAAVKWVNVHADNPEKYDLPTVLGTIIYSDPANAFPLSLMDGTHVTRKRTGAAAAVATDYLAVDDARSMGLVGAGVQSYTQLEAISHVRDIEEVVVADVDEDAVQAFVDHFSDRFDVRAGSIEEAAHCDVLSTVTPVEEPLVHSVGEHTHVNAIGADAAGKHEISDDILLDATLVIDDYDQCTHSGEINVPWSAGVLSDADLHAELGEIVAGEKEGRTADDGVTVFDSTGLAIQDVATAHVAYERARENGAGTDFTLVGTDV from the coding sequence ATGCAGACGCTGCTTCTGGGTCCCGACGACGTCGACGCGAACACGCCGCTCGCCGCAGTCATCGACGCCGTCGAGGGCGCCTTCGGCGCGTACGCCCGCGGCGACGTGGTGATGCCCGCGAAGTCCTACGTCGACCTGCCACAGTACAACGGCGACTTCCGGTCGATGCCGGCCTACGTCGCCACCAACGAGTGGGACGCCGCCGCGGTCAAGTGGGTCAACGTCCACGCGGACAATCCCGAGAAATACGACCTCCCGACGGTGCTGGGGACCATCATCTACTCAGACCCGGCCAACGCCTTCCCGCTCTCGCTGATGGACGGCACCCACGTCACGCGCAAGCGAACGGGCGCCGCGGCCGCCGTCGCGACGGACTACCTCGCCGTCGACGACGCCCGGTCGATGGGGCTGGTCGGCGCCGGCGTCCAGTCCTACACCCAGCTGGAGGCGATTTCCCACGTGCGAGACATCGAGGAGGTCGTCGTCGCCGACGTCGACGAAGACGCCGTCCAGGCGTTCGTCGACCACTTCTCGGACCGTTTCGACGTCCGCGCCGGGTCCATCGAGGAGGCCGCCCACTGCGACGTCCTCTCGACGGTGACGCCGGTCGAGGAGCCTCTCGTCCACTCCGTCGGCGAGCACACCCACGTCAACGCCATCGGGGCCGACGCCGCCGGCAAACACGAGATTTCGGACGACATCCTGCTCGACGCCACACTCGTCATCGACGACTACGACCAGTGTACGCACTCCGGCGAGATCAACGTCCCCTGGAGCGCGGGCGTCCTCTCCGACGCGGACCTGCACGCCGAACTCGGTGAGATCGTCGCCGGCGAGAAGGAGGGTCGGACGGCAGATGACGGCGTCACCGTCTTCGACTCGACGGGCCTGGCGATCCAGGACGTCGCCACCGCCCACGTCGCCTACGAGCGGGCCCGCGAGAACGGCGCCGGGACCGACTTTACCCTCGTGGGTACCGACGTGTAG
- a CDS encoding nuclear transport factor 2 family protein: protein MSDAPADEVRAMVDRETAAWDARNVETLLDLFHPDMVWAWPPTGYDHDPATWDLEFGRFDRERWREAWQDLFDTHDLVHNDRETVDVSVSDEGDGGMAVVDIDTLWRHRETGAEFHWEGRTAKIYALVDDEWTLTAHWGALRFDDEGIPLTGPSTEQ from the coding sequence ATGAGCGACGCACCCGCGGACGAGGTTCGGGCGATGGTCGACCGCGAGACCGCTGCCTGGGACGCGCGAAACGTCGAAACCTTGCTCGACCTGTTCCACCCCGACATGGTGTGGGCCTGGCCGCCGACCGGCTACGACCACGACCCGGCCACGTGGGACCTGGAGTTCGGTCGGTTCGACCGCGAGCGGTGGCGCGAGGCGTGGCAGGACCTGTTCGACACGCACGACCTCGTCCACAACGACCGGGAGACGGTCGACGTCTCGGTGAGCGACGAGGGCGACGGCGGGATGGCCGTCGTCGACATCGACACGCTGTGGCGCCACCGCGAGACCGGCGCCGAGTTCCACTGGGAGGGCCGGACGGCGAAGATATACGCGCTCGTCGACGACGAGTGGACACTCACCGCCCACTGGGGCGCGCTGCGGTTCGACGACGAGGGGATCCCGCTTACGGGCCCATCGACGGAGCAGTGA
- a CDS encoding QueT transporter family protein, protein MRELITMWRDTRMIMLVAVIAAIYAAVLIPFNALTIIPGITSIRPANVFPVIFGIMFGPAAAWGSAVGNLIGDVFSGQLGPGSLGGFLGNFFFGLVGYKLWGNLGPLSSGEEPRMDSARQVVEYLVIALTAAAACAAIIAWWLDVLELFPFSVLGTIITVNNFLAAAVLGPPLLYLVYPRVKEMGLLYPDVMREEDLPEVAPSRRQLAATGIVVVSIVWVAVGIAISVGVEGTQFLATTGETFGQGGSVTQQVLGAVGLLVLLGLTAISGDSLSEMVRR, encoded by the coding sequence ATGCGGGAACTCATTACGATGTGGCGGGACACGCGGATGATAATGCTCGTGGCGGTGATCGCGGCCATCTACGCCGCGGTGTTGATACCGTTCAACGCACTGACGATCATCCCGGGGATCACCAGTATCCGGCCGGCGAACGTCTTCCCGGTCATCTTCGGCATCATGTTCGGCCCGGCGGCGGCCTGGGGCTCGGCCGTCGGGAACCTCATCGGCGACGTCTTCAGCGGCCAGCTGGGCCCGGGAAGCCTCGGTGGATTCCTCGGGAACTTCTTCTTCGGCCTGGTCGGCTACAAGCTCTGGGGCAACCTCGGACCGCTGTCCAGCGGCGAGGAACCCCGGATGGACTCTGCCCGCCAGGTCGTCGAGTACCTCGTCATCGCGCTCACCGCCGCGGCCGCGTGTGCGGCCATCATCGCGTGGTGGCTCGACGTGCTGGAGCTGTTCCCCTTCTCCGTGCTCGGGACGATCATCACGGTCAACAACTTCCTGGCGGCCGCGGTGCTCGGCCCGCCGCTGCTGTACCTCGTCTACCCCCGCGTCAAGGAGATGGGCCTCCTCTACCCCGACGTCATGCGCGAAGAGGACCTGCCCGAGGTCGCGCCCTCCCGCCGACAGCTCGCGGCCACCGGCATCGTGGTCGTCTCCATCGTCTGGGTCGCCGTCGGTATCGCCATCAGCGTCGGCGTCGAGGGCACGCAGTTCCTGGCGACGACGGGCGAGACGTTCGGCCAGGGCGGGTCGGTCACCCAGCAGGTGCTGGGCGCGGTCGGCCTCCTCGTCCTCCTGGGGCTGACGGCCATCTCCGGGGACAGCCTCTCGGAGATGGTCCGTCGCTGA
- a CDS encoding ABC transporter ATP-binding protein, whose protein sequence is MTGTADERDDGVTARLRDVFFSYDRDADFEEGSGRPDPDARGGLVLDGLDLDVPDHSFTVVMGASGGGKSTLLRTFNGIIPDFITGAFDGEVDVVGRDATSTRVSEMARDVGMVIQDYEAQLFGTSITAEVAFGPENLAVPVADIDSRIEESLAVAGLTDLDRDRAPDALSGGQKQRLVFAGVLAMQPDLLLLDEPTSDLDPVGSRETLSVIGRLADAARADERVGDWAGPDSIVLVTHKIEEALLADHAVLLEGGQVAHSGRAEDVFTDVDSLRDSRVAVPPLVDAFDRLGFDQPDLPLSVDAAAETAAESDLSWNPPATRGEALPGAPAGTAPDVGDALFELEDVAYEYDADGETVRAVDGVDLTIREGEVVAIVGHNGSGKTTLAKQLNGLLDPDEGVARWDGSDLADLQMSEVGRRVGFVFQNPDHQIFAATVEEEVAFGPENFGLSGDELDRRVADAIETVDLDGLEEADPFNLSKGQRQRVALASILATEPDAIVFDEPTTGLDATQQETFMDLVAELNREQDVTVVMVTHSMSTVATYAPRTVVMADGRKVADAPTRELFADEDQLHEWDLRPPQPVALANRLAADQGLDDALPALSVDELVAGLGGDETRPATTDAAGEDR, encoded by the coding sequence ATGACTGGTACCGCGGACGAGCGGGACGACGGCGTCACTGCTCGGCTCCGTGACGTGTTCTTCTCCTACGACCGCGACGCCGACTTCGAGGAAGGGTCGGGCCGTCCGGACCCGGACGCCCGTGGCGGGCTCGTCCTCGACGGTCTCGACCTCGACGTCCCCGACCACTCGTTCACGGTCGTGATGGGCGCCAGCGGCGGCGGCAAGTCGACGCTTCTGCGGACGTTCAACGGCATCATCCCCGACTTCATCACCGGCGCGTTCGACGGCGAGGTCGACGTCGTCGGCCGCGACGCGACGTCGACCCGGGTCAGCGAGATGGCTCGCGACGTGGGCATGGTGATCCAGGACTACGAGGCCCAGCTGTTCGGCACCTCGATCACCGCCGAGGTCGCCTTCGGGCCGGAGAACCTCGCCGTCCCGGTTGCGGACATCGACAGCCGTATCGAGGAGTCGCTGGCCGTCGCGGGGCTGACCGACCTGGATCGGGACCGCGCGCCCGACGCCCTCTCCGGCGGGCAGAAGCAACGCCTCGTCTTCGCGGGCGTCCTCGCCATGCAGCCCGACCTCCTCCTGCTCGACGAGCCGACCAGCGACCTCGACCCCGTGGGGAGCCGCGAGACGCTGTCGGTGATCGGCCGCCTCGCCGACGCCGCCCGCGCGGACGAGCGGGTGGGCGACTGGGCCGGCCCCGACTCGATCGTCCTGGTCACCCACAAGATAGAGGAAGCGCTGCTGGCCGACCACGCCGTCCTGCTCGAGGGGGGCCAGGTCGCCCACTCGGGCCGCGCCGAGGACGTGTTCACCGACGTCGACTCGCTCCGGGACTCACGGGTCGCAGTCCCACCGCTGGTCGACGCCTTCGACCGCCTCGGCTTCGACCAGCCCGACCTGCCGCTGTCCGTCGACGCGGCCGCGGAGACGGCAGCCGAATCGGACCTTTCCTGGAACCCGCCGGCGACGCGAGGCGAGGCCCTGCCGGGCGCGCCCGCGGGGACGGCCCCCGACGTCGGCGACGCGCTGTTCGAACTCGAGGACGTGGCCTACGAGTACGACGCCGACGGCGAGACCGTTCGTGCCGTCGACGGCGTCGATCTGACGATTCGGGAAGGCGAGGTCGTCGCCATCGTCGGCCACAACGGCAGCGGGAAGACAACACTCGCCAAGCAGCTCAACGGCCTGCTCGACCCCGACGAGGGCGTGGCCCGCTGGGACGGGAGTGACCTCGCGGACCTGCAGATGTCAGAAGTCGGCCGACGCGTCGGCTTCGTCTTCCAGAATCCCGACCACCAGATATTCGCCGCCACGGTCGAGGAGGAGGTCGCCTTCGGCCCGGAGAACTTCGGGCTCTCCGGCGACGAACTCGACCGGCGGGTCGCTGACGCCATCGAGACGGTGGACCTCGACGGCCTGGAGGAGGCCGACCCGTTCAACCTCTCGAAGGGCCAGCGCCAGCGCGTCGCCCTCGCGAGCATCCTTGCGACCGAACCGGACGCCATCGTCTTCGACGAGCCCACGACCGGCCTGGACGCGACCCAGCAAGAGACGTTCATGGATCTGGTCGCCGAACTCAACCGCGAACAGGACGTCACGGTGGTGATGGTCACCCACAGCATGTCGACGGTGGCGACGTACGCGCCCCGGACGGTCGTGATGGCCGACGGCCGGAAAGTGGCCGACGCGCCGACGCGCGAGCTGTTCGCAGACGAGGACCAGCTCCACGAGTGGGACCTGCGTCCGCCACAGCCCGTCGCACTCGCCAATCGCCTGGCTGCTGATCAGGGCCTCGACGACGCGCTGCCGGCGCTCTCCGTCGACGAACTCGTCGCGGGCCTCGGCGGGGACGAGACGCGGCCCGCGACGACCGACGCTGCGGGGGAAGACCGATGA
- a CDS encoding energy-coupling factor transporter transmembrane component T family protein, protein MSGGSSLYVTGDSMLHRLAPRAKIALALGVFAVALAFDHPAWVIVPFAVSLVTLLALGGLKNLMRVWFVVVAIFVVGMVVWPAFVPAGGPVVLATPVMDVTRDEVLLALGRSTRFASFIVTGLLFVTVTSNEEIVAGLRSLGVPFAFCFAVGTALRLFPTLLSATGTVRQAQEARGHDVATRSPIRRIRNYVPLLIPVFMTAIRNVQTQSMALEARGFDTRRERTFYGREALEGRDWLAILAGAALIVGAAVARYVFGLGVV, encoded by the coding sequence ATGAGTGGGGGGTCGTCGCTGTACGTCACCGGCGATTCGATGCTCCACCGGCTCGCGCCGCGGGCGAAAATCGCGCTGGCCCTCGGCGTGTTCGCCGTCGCGCTCGCGTTCGACCATCCCGCGTGGGTCATCGTGCCCTTCGCGGTGAGCCTCGTGACGCTGCTGGCGCTCGGCGGCCTGAAGAACCTCATGCGAGTCTGGTTCGTCGTCGTCGCCATCTTCGTCGTCGGCATGGTCGTCTGGCCGGCGTTCGTCCCGGCGGGCGGCCCCGTCGTCCTCGCGACGCCGGTGATGGACGTGACCCGCGACGAGGTGCTCCTCGCGCTGGGCCGTTCGACCCGCTTCGCGTCCTTCATCGTCACCGGGCTGCTGTTCGTGACGGTCACCTCCAACGAGGAGATCGTCGCCGGCCTCCGGAGCCTCGGCGTCCCCTTCGCGTTCTGTTTCGCCGTCGGGACGGCGCTGCGCCTGTTCCCGACGCTGCTCAGTGCGACCGGGACGGTCCGACAGGCCCAGGAGGCCCGCGGTCACGACGTCGCCACGCGCTCGCCGATCAGGCGGATCCGCAACTACGTCCCCCTCCTGATCCCCGTGTTCATGACCGCCATCCGCAACGTCCAGACCCAGTCGATGGCGCTGGAGGCCCGCGGGTTCGACACGCGACGTGAGCGGACCTTCTACGGCCGGGAAGCCCTGGAGGGTCGCGACTGGCTCGCCATCCTCGCCGGCGCCGCGCTGATCGTCGGTGCGGCCGTCGCGCGCTACGTCTTTGGACTCGGAGTGGTCTGA
- a CDS encoding DUF7535 family protein codes for MATNEADDEGFIRSVTPLTGSTSNQQMDAIGWLVFIGMAIVLLPLLPVFIAVWVISKLTGR; via the coding sequence ATGGCTACCAACGAGGCTGACGACGAAGGATTCATCCGATCGGTGACGCCGCTGACGGGGAGTACGTCCAACCAGCAGATGGACGCCATCGGCTGGCTGGTGTTCATCGGGATGGCCATCGTCCTGCTGCCGCTGCTGCCGGTGTTTATCGCGGTCTGGGTCATCTCGAAGCTGACCGGCCGATAA
- a CDS encoding aldo/keto reductase: protein MSALDLHRLGLGTWQNDDPDQCAASVRTALELGYRNIDTAQGYDNEEDVGRGIAEADVPREEVFLATKVDTDSLAHDDVLDSTAESLDKLGTDYVDLLYVHWPTNTYDAEGTLSAFDELYDQGKIRHVGVSNFEPRHLDEAREILEAPLFANQVEMHPYLQQTELREYAADHGHHVVAYSPLARTKVLDDPVLEDVAEKHDATIPQVTLAWFLALDNVTAIPKATSEEHIRANWGAYDVDLDEEDLDRIAELDRGHREVDFEGAPWNQ from the coding sequence ATGTCTGCACTCGATCTGCACCGACTCGGACTCGGCACCTGGCAGAACGACGACCCCGACCAGTGCGCCGCGAGCGTCCGGACCGCGCTGGAACTTGGCTATCGAAATATCGACACCGCGCAGGGCTACGACAACGAGGAGGACGTCGGCCGCGGCATCGCCGAAGCGGACGTCCCCCGCGAGGAGGTGTTCCTCGCGACGAAGGTGGACACCGACAGCCTCGCCCACGACGACGTGCTCGACTCCACCGCCGAGAGCCTCGACAAACTCGGCACCGACTACGTCGACCTGCTGTACGTCCACTGGCCGACGAACACCTACGACGCCGAGGGGACGCTGTCGGCGTTCGACGAACTGTACGACCAGGGCAAGATCCGCCACGTCGGCGTCTCGAACTTCGAGCCGCGCCACCTCGACGAGGCCCGGGAGATCCTGGAGGCGCCGCTGTTCGCCAACCAGGTCGAGATGCACCCGTACCTCCAGCAGACCGAACTGCGCGAGTACGCCGCCGACCACGGCCACCACGTCGTGGCCTACTCGCCGCTGGCCCGGACGAAGGTCCTCGACGACCCAGTCCTCGAAGACGTCGCCGAGAAACACGACGCGACGATTCCCCAGGTGACGCTGGCCTGGTTCCTCGCGCTGGACAACGTCACCGCGATTCCGAAGGCCACCAGCGAGGAACACATCCGGGCGAACTGGGGGGCCTACGACGTCGACCTGGACGAGGAGGACCTGGACAGAATCGCGGAGCTGGACCGCGGCCACCGCGAGGTCGACTTCGAGGGCGCGCCCTGGAACCAGTAG
- a CDS encoding Hsp20/alpha crystallin family protein: MATDPLDEIERVFGLLSQQFGTELAGVPTDLIDEGDAYVVRADLPGYRPDDVDVSLPDARTLRITASRSGDQAEGRYVRRERRQHTAERTVSLPEPVVGADARANYDAGVLTVRLAKPRDDGDDDETDIPVN; this comes from the coding sequence ATGGCGACGGACCCACTCGACGAGATAGAGCGCGTGTTCGGCCTGTTGAGCCAGCAGTTCGGGACGGAACTGGCCGGCGTCCCGACGGACCTCATCGACGAGGGCGACGCCTACGTCGTCCGCGCCGACCTGCCCGGCTACCGACCCGACGACGTCGACGTCTCGCTGCCCGACGCGCGGACGCTCCGGATCACCGCGAGCCGATCTGGAGACCAGGCGGAGGGCCGGTACGTCAGGCGCGAGCGCCGCCAGCACACCGCCGAACGGACCGTCTCGCTGCCCGAACCCGTCGTGGGGGCGGACGCGAGAGCGAACTACGACGCGGGCGTGTTGACCGTCCGCCTCGCGAAGCCCCGGGACGACGGTGACGACGACGAGACCGACATCCCCGTGAACTGA
- a CDS encoding DUF7344 domain-containing protein, which yields MTPPANDSGLTDGPFRSKQFTPAELDELFDVLADARRRCTLQSLSDAGGTASFDELVGDVARQTVARPIGREQRREIATTLYHVHLPKLASAGLVADFDPDGEVALAEQVDDVPHSLFE from the coding sequence ATGACGCCTCCGGCCAACGACAGCGGGCTCACGGACGGTCCGTTCCGCTCGAAACAGTTCACGCCCGCGGAGTTAGACGAACTCTTCGACGTGCTGGCCGACGCCCGGCGGCGCTGTACGCTGCAGTCGCTGAGCGACGCAGGCGGAACGGCGTCGTTCGACGAACTCGTCGGCGACGTCGCGCGCCAGACCGTCGCCCGACCGATCGGTCGGGAGCAGCGCCGCGAGATCGCGACGACGCTGTACCACGTCCACCTCCCCAAACTGGCGTCGGCCGGCCTCGTCGCCGACTTCGACCCGGACGGCGAGGTCGCGCTGGCTGAACAGGTAGACGACGTCCCCCACTCGCTGTTCGAGTGA